GCTCTGAGCAGACCTATACCAGCTGTCAGCAGACCCATCCCAGCTCTGAGCAGACCTATACCAGCTGTCAGCAGACCTATACCAGCTCTGAGCAGACTTATATTATATATTGCTCTTCAATTCGCAACTGATTTCAACTTTCATACCACTATTTTTCAACCCTCATTCAACTCCTTCATTCAATCAAACTCTTTCTATACCAAAATCTAACATTGATACGACGATAAACTAACGTTCTTGCaaaattaaattaacattgacacTTAGCAACTTCATATTGAAAAAAGTCTGAACTTTTCACGTGAAAATTCCCACTTTGATCTCTTGATAGACTACGATAACAACCACTTAACTACCACTTAACTACCACTGAAGCCCAAGGGGGTGGGGGAGCCACTTTAGGGCCACTTTAACAATCAAATTAAGCACCTAACACACTTTTTATGACTCAATCTTGTAAGGCTTTACTTTCATTAAGTCCCCCCCCCCGGAACTTAATTAAGTTCCTTaagtaagaagcaataagataagcatcttattgcttcttatttacaattattacttaacctatacctataataggttaagtaataattgtaattacgaagcaataagatgcttatcttaacatactaagaaggttaggtgaggtcggtgttttctatgaagcttttcaaggtaaactaaaatattcacaaccaattagtatgtcacatatgcacttattaaataagccaatattgactataagcaagtgcgagaacgggttgatacatCATAATAAACTTTCGAATCACGAATTGCAAGGTTTTCAATTTTAAATAGTTGCAGAGTTTGAAAACTAGAAATCGCTGAATTTGCACGAAAACCTTCAGTATTAATATTACGGAAAGGAGAGAGAGCTTCCTATCGTTCCAAAACACTTTCCAACGACCGAAACATGTGATTCAATTAAAATTCTGGCGTGCCAGCGTGTCTAATTATCCCCAAGCTCGAGCGGTCGAACGAAGGAAAAATATATTCTACGCTAAAGATGGGTTGTTTGCGCTTATTGGGAGGTCAcctaaccttgaggttaccttgaggtgcttccggggcttagtgtccccgcggcccggtcgtcgactaggcctcctggttgctggactgatcaaccaggctgttagacgcggctgctcgcagcctgacatatgagtcacagcctggttgatcaggtatcttttggaggtgcttatccagttctctcttgaacactgtgaggggtcggccagttatgccccttaccgacccctcacagtgttcaagagagaactggataagcacctccaaaggatacctgatcaaccaggctgtgactcatacgtcaggctgcgagcagcctgggAGGGGTGATTGGTTTAAGATGTAGTTCTACGATGTAAGGTGGATCGTAAGATTGGTTGTAAGATCGTATGTGTGTGTTGAAAGGGGATGAGTTATCGTAtgtgtgggtagtgagggtatcgTATGCAAATTGGATATCTCGTAGTGATCTAAAAGGAGTCTAATCGCAAGTTGGATTTACTTGTAAGACTGATATTTTCAGACGTAGAGAGCTTGTGGTCAAGTGGTCAGGTTTAAGCTGATTTTCACTATGTAAAATAAATGCAAATAAAGCAATTCTATGGATAAGTTTTTCACCAAATTCTACATGAGGTGTTTTCATCAGAGAAAAGTCTACAAGTGATGTTTTCCACCAGAAAAAGTCTACAAGTGATGTTTTCCACCAGAAAAAGTCTACAAGTGATGTTTTCCACCAGAGAAAAGTCTACAAGTGATGTTTTTCACCAGAAAAAGTCTACAAGTGATGTTTTCCACCAGAGAAAAGTCTACAAGTGATGTTTTCCACCAGAGAAAAGTCTACAAGTGATGTTTTCCACCAGAAAAAAGTCTACAAGTGACGTTTTTCACCAGAAAAAAGTCTACAAGTGATGTTTTCCACCAGAAAAAGTCTACAAGTGATGTTTTCCACCAGAAAAAAGTCTACAAGTGATGTTTTCCACCAGAAAAAAGTCTACAAGTGACGTTTTTCACCAGAAAAAAGTCTACAAGTGATGTTTTTCACTAGAGAAAAGTCTACAAGTGATGTTTTCCACCAGAAAAAAGTCTACAAGTGACGTTTTCCACCAGAAAAAGTCTACAAGTGATGTTTTCCACCAGAGAAAAGTCTACAAGTGATGTTTTTCACCAGAAAAAAGTCTACAAGTGATGTTTTCCACCAGAAAAAACATCAGAGGCTGTGTGCTTGAGGACGATTTTCCCGCGCTCGAATCCCATTGGTCGAAACAGTGTTGACATCGACCTAAACAGCCAATCAGATGCTAGTGGGGTCTGTCATTATAAATTCTGCCACTAGATGGAACCTCTCGTCAGATATTCACACAAATAGATTTATTTTTAATAGATACAACTTGCTTGTGCCTAAATATCGGCAGGAAATTGCACTATCGACAAGCCAACAGCAGATTATAAATCAGGGTTGTACTGGACGATATTTTCCCGCGCTCGTCATTCATTGGTCCAAATTCTGTGTTGACATTCCTCTCAACAGCCAATCACAAGAACATCAGCTAATGGCTCCGCCCACTGAGTTCCATTTTGAACAGCAAACCAGGAAATGACTTGATATTTGAACATTATTCTTTGCAAAATGTTACTTTTTGGGGGTTTTGAACCAACTATAATCGAAAATTAACATATAATTATGATATAACTACGTACCAAGATGTATACCAGTTGTTATTCAAGTATATCTTGACTATTTTACCCATTTTTGGAGCTACACtatacgaggaagctcctatttacatcccccaaactctcacacacacacatatacatgtctatcctacgcttgaaacaatcaagcaaTCCCACGACCAATTTGTTGCCCGGTAATTAATTCCATAAATCATATACTCAATGTCCAATTCATTATTTACACAGGTCTTTTCTGAATCTAAAATTATCCAatttccattgtttcatgttgtattttgttgatatatgatATATACATCTTAATGATATACATTATACATTTTAATACATTTGTATATTCCACTTATCTCTTATGATAATATAAATTAAACTTATTGAACTCATCTTCAAAAAGGGAGATTTTAATTCTTGGATGAAATTTtctcatttttctcttttttcgttacaataaatttatatttattttatatgtgAGAGAAAACGTGAAGTTGAATATGTAAATAGTTCTTAACAGAAGCAAGATAAAGATCTTATCAGATGTTAGGttagtgttgggcttaaggcctgtcaacctctggagggttattaaggccactgcAATAGCTAATTGACTAACCAGCTTGTTTGATGTTGGGATTAAaagctatcaacctctggagatgtTTTAAACCTCATCTCCTGCCTCTGGTAAAACAACATggcatcagcctccaccacatcacttcctagttcattccacttactaactactctgatagttgaaaagttctttctaaagtctctgtggctcatttgggtactcagtttccacctgtgtccccttgttcgtgtaccaaccgtgttaaatagtccatatgtgtgtgtgtacgttgttctcacctagttgtgcttgcgggggttgagctctggctctttagttcccgcctctcaactgtcaatcaacaggtgtacaggttcctgagcctattgggctctatcatatctacacttgaaactgtgtatggagtcagcctccaccacatcatcctgttgtgtgtgtgtgtgtgtgagagtgagtttgtgcgtgtgtgtgtgtgtgtgtgtgtgtgtgtgtgtgtgtgtgtgtgtgtgtgtgtgtgtgtgtgtgtgtgtgtgtgtgtgtgtgtgtgtgtgtgtgtgtgtgtgtgtgagagagtttgTGCTtgcgagagtgagtgtgtgtgtgtgtgtagtgatcacCTTAAAGGTCActgcaggtgagaggtgtgatGGAGGCACGCGcgtttgcgtgcgtgcgtgcgtgtgtgtgggatCAATATGATATGAGAAGCAGATCCACGGCGTGAAAGAGCCGCTGCAGTTAGCTCAAGggaataacctaacctaaaatgtAGCAGAagagcaaacctaacctaacctaacctaccctaacctaacctaacctaacctaaccttccaaacctaacctaacctaaccttccaaacctaacctaacctaacctaccctaacctaacctaacctaacctaacataaccttccaaacctaacctaacctaaccttccaaacctaacctaacctaaccttccaaacctaacctaacctaacctaacctaacctaacctaacctaacctaacctaacctaacctaaccttccaaacctaacctaacctaacctaaccttccaaacctaacctaacctatcctaacctaacctaacctaacctaacctaacctaaccttccaaacctaacctaacctatcctaacctaacctaaccttccaaacctaacctaacctatcctaacctaacctaacctaacctaacctaacctaacctaacctaaccttccaaacctaacctaacctatcctaacctaacctaacctaacctaacctaacctaaccttccaaacctaacctatcctaacctaacctaaccttccaaacctaacctaacctatcctaatctaacctaaccttccaaatctaacctaacctatcctaacctaacttagcctaaccttcctaacctaacctaacctaacctaacctaaccttccaaacctaacctatcctaacctaaccttcctaacctaacctaacctaacctaaactaacacaattaggtcaataatttatgttcttaatataataataattcaaactaattggaaacaatttatttcaaataaagaaaatcacttggcctattagccaaatcgggccttgcatagtaggccgagaagtatgttctggctactaggtacgacattatatatatatatatatatatatatatatatatatattaaattaaataactgAAACGACTCAAAAATTAAATAAGTTAGGAATTAAGTGATATTTAATGAAAGTGAAACGTACGTCATTTTCTGGACGTGTTAAGGTGTTATACAGAGGTCTATCCAACTCTAATGGCTGTTAGCCCCAGTCTAATGGCTGTTAACTCCAGTCTAATGGCTGTTAACTCCAGTCTAATGGCTGTTAACCCCAGCTTAATGGCTGTTAGCCCCAGTCTAATGGCTGTTAACTCTTGTTTAATGGCTGTTAACCCCAGCTTAATGGCTGTTCAGTCCTCGTTATTGGCTGTTCACTCAGGTGTTCAGCCCTCCCCTTCTTAATGGGTCTTTAATGCCTTGTTACAGCCTGTTCAAGACTTGTTAATATCAGGTTATgtagacctaattcctgttcagactTTGCTAATGGCTGTTCAAGTTCCCTTGATCCTGGGCGTCACTCGGAGGTGAGAAGATGATCCTGTACGTCAAATGGAGATCCCTAATGGATCCTGAGCGTCACACGGAGGTGAGAAGATGATCCTGTACGTCAAATGGAGATCCCTAATGGATCCTGAGCGTCACACGGAGGTGAGAAGATGATCCTGTACGTCAAATGGAAATCCCTAATGGATCCTGGGCGTCACTCGGAGGTGAGAAGATGATCCTGTACGTCAAATGGAAATCCCTAATGGATCCTGGGCGTCACACGGAGGTGAGAAGATGATCCTGTACGTCAAATGGAGATGCCTAATGGATCCTGGGCGTCACACGGAGGTGAAAGGATGATCCTGTACGTCAAATGGAGATGCCTAATGGATCCTGGGCGTCACACGGAGGTGAAAGGATGATCCTGTACGTCAAATGGAGATCCCTAATGGATCCTGAGCGTCACCTGGAGGCCAATGAATATCCAAAAACTTAACCCGTAGTTCCGCAAGATGATCCCAAGCGTCAACTGGAGGTCGCAGGATGATCCTGAGCTTCAGCTGGAGACCATTGGTGAATACACTGCTGATTTCTTTTCAATTTTTCACAGCGACACATTATGTAGGCTAATGGTACACTAGTTAGTTTAATGGCCCAGTTAGGCAGTTtaatggtccacttaggcaggctaATGACCTACTTAGGCAGGCtaatggtccacttaggcaggctaATGGTACACTTAGGCAGGCTAATGGTACACTAGTTAGTCTAATGGTACAGTTAGACAATCTAATGGCCCATTTAGGCAGTCTAATGAGCCACTTAGGCAGGCTAATGGCCCACTTAGGCAGGCTAATGGCCCACTTAGGCAGGCTAATGGCCCACTTAGGCAGGCTAATGGCACACTTAGGCAGGCTAATGGCCCACTTAGGCAGGCTAATGGCACACTTAGGCAGGCTAATGGTACACTTAGGCAGGCTAATGGCCCACTTAGGCAGGCTAATGGTACACTTAGGCAGGCTAATGGCCCACTTAGGCAGGCTAATGGCCCACTTAGGCAGGCTAATGGTACACTTAGGCAGGCTAATGGTACACTTAGGCAGGCTAATGGCCCACTTAGGCAGGCTAATGGCCCACTTAGGCAGGCtaatggtccacttaggcaggctaATGGCCCACTTAG
This window of the Procambarus clarkii isolate CNS0578487 chromosome 46, FALCON_Pclarkii_2.0, whole genome shotgun sequence genome carries:
- the LOC138350553 gene encoding MAGE-like protein 2, which encodes MIPSVNWRSQDDPELQLETIVRQSNGPFRQSNEPLRQANGPLRQANGPLRQANGPLRQANGTLRQANGPLRQANGTLRQANGTLRQANGPLRQANGTLRQANGPLRQANGPLRQANGTLRQANGTLRQANGPLRQANGPLRQANGPLRQANGPLRQANGPLRQANGPLRQANDPLRQANGSLRQANDPLRQANGPLRQANGPLRQANDPLRQANGPLRQANGPLRQANGPLRQANGPLRQANGPLRQANGSLDIQSYIFLPNTY